The genomic segment CAACTGCAGAGTTGCATTTCCAAGTGAAGGATATTCATACTGATTTATGTGATGACGATGTTGATCGTGTTATTGATGGTAAACACTTCGGAAAACTCTGGAAACATCAAGTTAGAAATGCTCAGGTAACATTGCGGAAAGCAGGTTTAATAGTTTACGATAAGGAGAGGCGCGTATGGTACAGAGTCAAAAATTAGTGGTTCCAATAATTTGCGAGAATGCTCTCTGTCAAAATTTTGGCAAATTGGTTAATCGTGTATATGGGATAAACACAAGCGAAATAGATTTGTTCTATGAAAATTATGACGGCTCGATCGAAGAGGATTATTGTCCGATTTGCGGGGAATTAGGTATAGCAGAAGATCCAATTATGCTAAGATTCTAATAGTTCCAAACAGCTCCGCGGTACTCACATATTCATTTGTTTTCTGAGGTCTGTCTGTTGCCATTCTTCATAATCCGTCTCCAAATCTTGGCAGATTATACCGTCAACTTCGCATAAGATGCTTTATCGCGTTATCTCGGCACTTCGTGATGCTCACGACACCGCGCCTCATACATCTCTGACGCGCCGACGATGACAACGGGATCGTCAAATTTTGCGGGCTTGCCGTTGACCAGTCTCTGCGTGCGCGAGGCTTCGCCGCCGCAGACCATGCAGATCGCGTGGAGTTTATCCACCTCCTCGGCAATGGACATGAGGATCGGCATCGGACCGAACGGTTCGCCACGGAAGTCGGTATCCAACCCCGCCGCGATGACGCGGATTCCGCGTGACGCCAACTCGCGCGAGACGGGGACAACCTCAGGGTCGAAGAACTGCGCCTCGTCAATGCCGACGACGGTTGTATCCGAATCGATCTTGTTGATGATCTCCGTCGCTTTTTCGATGGGAATCGCGTCGAAGTCTGAGCCAGCGTGTGACGTGACCTTTTCCACTGCATAACGAATGTCAATTGCGGGCTTGAATACTTGCACCTTTTGCTTGGCGATCGTCGCGCGGACGAGACGGCGGATTAACTCATCCGTCTTGCCGCTGAACATCGAACCGCAGACTACTTCAATCGAACCGTGACTATGCTTCATTTTTATTATGAACCGCGAAGGTCATTGTTGGACGCAGATAAATGCTGACTAACGCTGACTAAAAAAGAAAAAATCTGCGTTTTTCTGCGCGCTACGCGGTCAGCGTCCCATTTCTTGGATGGAGTCTAATCTTCTTCGCGGTCTTCGCTCCTTCGCGGTAAGTATTTATATAACAAAACAGGCAGACGATTTCGCATCTGCCTGTAAGTTTACCTGAGAATAATCATTCTGCAAGCAATTTGTTTAGGGTAATCGCATTTGAAAATCTCGAGGCTCAAAACACGGTGTTTTGCCTTCGAATCCGCTAATCTGCGCGAATTTTTCCGAGAAAGGTTAGCGTGAATTCGTGAGGATTAGCGGACAAAAAATCCAAATGCGATTGCCCTAGCAATTTGTTTGTGATATTCAGCATATGATCTGCTGAACAACGACGTTACGCCGCCGCTTCGGGAAGTTCGTACCCCAGCGAGCGGAGTTTCTTCTTCGCCGCCGTGAGCGATGCCTGACCGAAACCAGCGATAGCCAACACCGCGTCGTTGCCGCCGTTCAACTTCTCAAGGAACTGACCGACGTTCGTAATTCCCGCCGCCTTCAACGCCTCATTCGCGCGAGCCGCGAGACCCAAATCCTCGATCTGGCGTTCGGGTGAACCCTTCAATTCTTCTTTGACCTTCTGTTGCTCGACATAATTCTGGCGGACAGACAACTTCTTATAGAAGCGATCCACCTGACCTTCGATGTCGAGCAGGCGCGAAGCCTCGCCCGTGAAGAATGGATGGCACTCGGCGCAGATGTCCACGCGGAATTCTTTTTTCGTCGAACCCGTCGTCCATGTGCGGCCGCACGAAGCGCAGGTCACTTTCGCGTCGGGGTAATAAGTTGGATGAATATCAGCCTTCATGTTACGCCTCCGCCTGCGGCACGACGTTGACGCGTTTCTTGCCGCGCACCACATCGAACATCACAACGCCGTTCGCGGTTGCGAACAACGTGTCGTCCTTGCCCGCGTCCACGTTCAAGCCCGGCGCGATCTTCGTGCCGCGCTGGCGCACCAAAATATTTCCAGAAAGCACGAACTGACCCGCGTAACGCTTCACGCCGAGTCTCTGCGCATTTGAATCTCGTCCGTTGCGGGTAGACCCGCCGCCTGTTTTATGTGCCATGGTTACCTCTTACTTCTTCTTTGACTCTGTCTTTTTCGTTGACGACTTCTTTGCGGGAGCCTTTTTTGCGGATGGCTTCGCCGCTTCTTTCGACGGTTTAGCCTGCTTCTCCGCCTTCGGCTTTGTCTCAGCCTCAACCGCTTCGACTTCCACTTCAGCCTGCTTCTCGACCTTCGGCTCTTCCACCTTGCGAGTCTCGCCCGGCTTGCCGATGAAGTCCACCATCAACAACGTGTACTGCTGGCGATGCCCGCCGCGCACGCGGATGCGTTTCTTCGGTCGGTACTTGAAGCGGTCAATTTTCGGACCACGGATGTGATCCATGACCGTGACCTTGACGTTGATGTCGCTCAGGGTGGGGGTGCCGACCACGACCTCGTCGCCGTCTGCCATGAGCAAGACGCGGTCAAGGTCGAATTTGTTTCCCGTTTCAACGGGCAGGCGATCCACTTCGATGGTTCGCCCTTCGACGGCACGGTACTGCTTGCCGCCGCTTTCAA from the Candidatus Defluviilinea gracilis genome contains:
- a CDS encoding thymidine kinase, yielding MKHSHGSIEVVCGSMFSGKTDELIRRLVRATIAKQKVQVFKPAIDIRYAVEKVTSHAGSDFDAIPIEKATEIINKIDSDTTVVGIDEAQFFDPEVVPVSRELASRGIRVIAAGLDTDFRGEPFGPMPILMSIAEEVDKLHAICMVCGGEASRTQRLVNGKPAKFDDPVVIVGASEMYEARCREHHEVPR
- the rpmE gene encoding 50S ribosomal protein L31, whose translation is MKADIHPTYYPDAKVTCASCGRTWTTGSTKKEFRVDICAECHPFFTGEASRLLDIEGQVDRFYKKLSVRQNYVEQQKVKEELKGSPERQIEDLGLAARANEALKAAGITNVGQFLEKLNGGNDAVLAIAGFGQASLTAAKKKLRSLGYELPEAAA
- the rpmA gene encoding 50S ribosomal protein L27 produces the protein MAHKTGGGSTRNGRDSNAQRLGVKRYAGQFVLSGNILVRQRGTKIAPGLNVDAGKDDTLFATANGVVMFDVVRGKKRVNVVPQAEA
- the rplU gene encoding 50S ribosomal protein L21, which produces MRFAIVESGGKQYRAVEGRTIEVDRLPVETGNKFDLDRVLLMADGDEVVVGTPTLSDINVKVTVMDHIRGPKIDRFKYRPKKRIRVRGGHRQQYTLLMVDFIGKPGETRKVEEPKVEKQAEVEVEAVEAETKPKAEKQAKPSKEAAKPSAKKAPAKKSSTKKTESKKK